Proteins encoded together in one Planctomyces sp. SH-PL14 window:
- a CDS encoding SIMPL domain-containing protein (The SIMPL domain is named for its presence in mouse protein SIMPL (signalling molecule that associates with mouse pelle-like kinase). Bacterial member BP26, from Brucella, was shown to assemble into a channel-like structure, while YggE from E. coli has been associated with resistance to oxidative stress.) produces the protein MKQILWPLVTLLGLTLVAPPLRSQTPPLAGLHGTGRAELAVRPERMLVTMDLTAKGTDVADALEKSKGIRAKAEAEFTKLGAMKGALTFGEPQVDPFDKQRREQMEELLRSRLSARRTGGKAPPIVSSVTVLLPVQAVFVLTTADPAAQLVEVAGLQARIKGIDLTAAKAAAELTPEEQELAEELAEAKLSYERGGGRKRGEPAFAFTATVGPEQRQKVMKEAFEAARAEVDALARASGTAVGPLRGARVEVTPGREGRETYDDEYVGRRELAAILRRRGLAGENDVVGMTFEQLALVVEVEAVFSITPN, from the coding sequence GTGAAACAGATCCTGTGGCCGCTCGTCACTCTGCTTGGACTCACGCTCGTTGCGCCACCGCTTCGCTCGCAGACGCCTCCTCTGGCGGGGCTCCATGGGACCGGCCGGGCCGAACTCGCGGTCCGGCCGGAGCGGATGCTGGTGACCATGGACCTGACGGCCAAGGGGACGGATGTGGCTGACGCGCTTGAGAAGTCGAAGGGGATCCGCGCCAAAGCGGAGGCGGAGTTCACAAAGCTTGGGGCGATGAAGGGGGCTTTGACGTTCGGCGAACCACAGGTCGATCCGTTCGACAAGCAGCGGCGAGAGCAGATGGAGGAACTGCTTCGTTCGCGGCTCTCGGCAAGACGGACGGGTGGGAAGGCGCCGCCGATCGTGTCGTCGGTGACTGTCCTCCTTCCTGTGCAGGCGGTTTTCGTTCTGACGACGGCCGACCCGGCAGCGCAGCTTGTGGAAGTCGCCGGTCTGCAGGCTAGGATCAAGGGGATCGATCTGACGGCAGCGAAGGCCGCGGCGGAGCTGACGCCCGAGGAGCAGGAACTGGCGGAGGAGCTGGCCGAAGCGAAGCTGAGTTACGAACGGGGGGGAGGCCGGAAACGCGGAGAGCCGGCTTTCGCCTTTACGGCGACGGTTGGCCCGGAGCAGCGGCAGAAAGTGATGAAGGAGGCGTTCGAGGCGGCCCGTGCGGAGGTGGACGCGCTGGCGCGGGCCTCGGGAACGGCAGTTGGTCCGCTTCGTGGGGCTCGCGTGGAGGTCACGCCGGGTCGGGAGGGCCGGGAGACCTACGACGATGAGTATGTCGGCCGCCGGGAACTGGCTGCGATTCTTCGCCGTCGGGGGCTG